One Paramisgurnus dabryanus chromosome 8, PD_genome_1.1, whole genome shotgun sequence DNA window includes the following coding sequences:
- the LOC135770416 gene encoding olfactory receptor 52Z1P-like: protein MSPTSNLYNVSSQLSLEGYDLPSDRAIIAFVFAALNYMIILFCNSFLLFTIIRNKALHHPMHILLVNLPINDLIGATALFPHIMKELLFDTRTISFSTCISQAFFIHVYAVAVVFILTAMAYDRYIAICQPLRYNIIMSNSHLMKIISLVWLSNWVLMIVLFILLLRLPRCRSYLSNTYCDNPSLLQLVCADTTINNIYGLIITAICQVVTVGLILFTYLQILIACFRNKSTDTRSKALQTCGTHFIIFLLFECLGLFTIFSYRIKDISPHLRKFSGVAAMIIPPTLNPIIYGLKTKEIRVNALKLFQRKVYAS, encoded by the coding sequence ATGTCTCCAACAAGCAACCTGTACAATGTATCATCTCAGCTTTCTCTTGAGGGCTATGATCTTCCCTCTGATAGGGCCATCATTGCATTTGTATTTGCGGCTCTGAATTACATGATCATATTGTTTTGCAACTCTTTTCTCTTGTTTACTATCATACGCAACAAGGCTCTGCATCATCCCATGCACATCCTGCTGGTAAATTTGCCTATCAATGACCTTATAGGTGCCACAGCCCTGTTCCCACATATCATGAAGGAGCTTCTATTTGACACCCGGACCATATCGTTCTCCACCTGTATTTCCCAAGCTTTCTTTATACACGTGTATGCAGTGGCTGTTGTGTTCATTCTGACAGCTATGGCATATGACAGATACATCGCCATCTGCCAGCCCCTGAGATACAATATTATTATGAGCAATAGTCATCTCATGAAAATCATCTCATTGGTTTGGCTTTCTAACTGGGTACTAATGATTGTtctttttatattgctgttgCGTTTGCCCCGATGCAGGTCTTACCTTTCTAATACCTACTGCGATAACCCCTCCCTGCTGCAGCTGGTCTGCGCAGACACGaccattaataatatttatggACTGATAATCACAGCTATCTGCCAGGTAGTGACAGTAGGTTTGATTTTGTTCACATACCTGCAAATCCTCATAGCGTGTTTCAGAAACAAAAGCACTGACACGAGGAGTAAAGCTTTGCAGACGTGTGGTACGCATTTTATCATCTTCCTATTGTTTGAGTGTTTGGGCCTTTTTACAATTTTCTCATACAGGATAAAGGATATTTCTCCTCACTTAAGAAAATTCAGTGGAGTGGCTGCTATGATAATACCACCAACACTTAATCCTATTATATACGGACTGAAAACCAAAGAAATCAGGGTCAACGCGTTAAAACTGTTTCAGAGAAAGGTTTATGCATCATGA